In Verrucomicrobiia bacterium, the sequence GGGTAATGCTCAGCCCTAGGGGAGAGGGAGTAATATTTGCCCCACAGTTTGCCAGTTTGACGACTGCCTGACGTGTGAGGTGAGTTGTGGTTAATGATCGGCCGTTGAAGGCAGGGAGAACGTTTGTCGCGTTGCTGAAAAGCGTTAACTAGTGACTGGTGGATGCGTGAAAATTGAGGCAGAATTTTTCTCTGACGAAGGAATGAACAATGACTAAGGTTCAGGCATGAGTTTCAGTTTTAAGGAATGGTTGCAGGAGTTGTGGGAGGATATCCGGGAATCCTCGGCTGAACGGGCGTGGCCGGGGCGGTTGTTGTTTTGGTTGGTGCTGGTGTATATCGCGTTTCAGCATGCGAAGGATCGGGAGTATTGGGGGCTTTTAGGTGGAATCAATCTGGGGATTCATGAGTTTGGACATTTGATCTGCAGTCCGATGGGCCAGTTGATCGGGATTCTTGGCGGGTCATTGGTGCAGTGTCTGGTACCGGTGATCTCGATCTGGATGTTCAAACGGCAGCGGGATTATTTTGCGTGGAGTTTTTCACTGGTGTGGCTGGCGTCGAATCTGCATGGGGTGGCGCGGTATATCGCGGATGCGCGGAAGCTGGAGCTGGAATTGGTAAGTCCTTTCGGTGGAGATGGGGAAACGATTCATGATTGGAACTGGCTGCTGAATCACTGGGATATTCTGCAGTATGAGCAGGAGATCGCGCAGGTGGTGAAGGTGGTGGCGATCTTGGTTTCGGTGATCGGAGTAGGGTGGGGTGCGTTTACGTTATGGCTGATGTTTAAGAGCGGCGGGAGGAAAGGGGATGATATGCGGTTGCAGCCGTGATGCAGAGCGAATGAGATGTGGACTTTGCTTAGGTGAGGTTCCTTACCCCTCATCCCGGCCTTCTCCCCAAGGAGAAGGAGGAACATTTGCCGCTCAATTCGCTGTTTGACGGCGGCATGGCTTGCGTGGCGAGTTGTGAGTAATGGTCAACCTGGTTGAGTTGGAGAGCGTGCGAGCGTGTTTCATGAAGGTTTTCGCTCCAATGAAAAAGGCGCTGCTTTTGGGGCAGCGCCTTTGGTTTAAGTATTTGATATCCTGGCGGACTATGCTTGCTGGCTGTGGTTTGGAACACCCTGAGGCGGTGCAAGTGCCTCGACTGCCGGCAAGATGCCGGCAGCACATCAGGGCAAGGGCTTCACTTTCACGTTCTTGAAGTAGACGACGCTTTTGGCGTCGTGGGCCTGGAAGGCGAAGGTGCCGCTGCCGAGTTTGCGGTTCTTGAAATTTGGATGCACGTAGCCTTCAGGCTGGGTCCATTCCACGGTGGTCTTGTCATCGACTTTCAGGGTGACTTTGTTGTCTTTCACGATGATGTGGTAGGTCCACCATTTGCCATCGCCCACAGGAGCTTCTTTGGTGTCTACCACGCTGTAGAGGCCGCCGCCTTTTTTGGTGTCGGTGTGGGTGGCGTTCACCTGGCATTCGAAACCGAAGTCAGGCCATCCTTTTTCCTGGAACTTGGTGTGGAAATAAACGCCACCATTGCTGCCGGCAGTGGTCTTCACATCGACCTTGAGTTCGAAATTTTTGAAGTCGTGGCCGTTCACATCACCATCGTAGAAGAGGTGACCGATGGGTTTGCCGTTGGCGACGATGGCACCGTCTTCCACTTTGAAGGAATCAGCGTCACCGCCGAGTTTCCAGCCGTTCAAGGTCTTGCCGTCGAAAAGGCTGATGAAGCCGTCTTTATCCGGCTTCTCGGCGGCGATGAGGGTCAGCGGCAGCAAGAGGGCTGCGATGAGGGCGTGCAATTTCATAAGTGTTGAATTCGGTAACGGGCGGATGATGGGGAAATGGGGATGGGAGGCAATGATGAATTAAGAAGTGAGAATGAAGAGGGCGATTCCGACATTGCCACCAATTCGAGAAACCGTAGGCACGCTCACTCCTCACCCCAGCCCTATCCTCGTTAGAGGAGAGGGAGAACATTTGCCGTTCAGTTTGCCTGTTTGATGGCTGCTTGGCTTGCGTGATTAGTGGGTAATAATCAGCTCCGAAAGCTTTCGCGAGTTCGGGCGAGGGTGGTGGGAGATGTAGTCGTGATTTGGTTCTGTTGTGAACTTGAATATGCTGTTGCTTCGGCGGCGGTCCGGTGAGGACACCGGACCCTACCTGTTGCGCTGGCTTACTTGATCTTTTTCAGTTCGGCTTCGGTCCAGGATTCTTCGCGTTTGCCGGTTTCTTTGCGGACGTCGGAGACGAATTTGGCATCGACGGGCGAGTACGTGTGTTCCCATTCGCGGCGGATGTAGGTCATGATGGCGGCGATCTGCTCGTCCTCGAAGGAGCCGAGGGAGGGCATGTCCATATCGTATTTACGGCCTTTCACAGTGATGGGACCACGGAGACCGTGCAGGATGATGCGGGTGATGCGGCTCGGCGGACCGGCGACCCATTCGGAATCTACAAGCGGCGGAGCAAGGCCTTCCATGCCGTAGCCGTGGGATTGATGGCAGGCGGCGCAGGCAGCTTCGAAGAGTTGTTTGCCGAGTTCGAAGCGTTCCAACTCCGCAGTGGTGAGCGGCTTCACAGGAGGCTCGGGCGGCACGCCGGGTTTGCCAGGCCAGATGATGTAGTTGTCCAGCTTGGTGGCGCGGTCCTTGATGGTCTTGTTGCTGGAAGCAGCAAGCGTTTTCAAAGCCGCAGGTTCAGCGGTGAACTTCACGCGCTTGGTGGGAACGGCGTTCGTGCTGCCTTTGGGCGCAGGTGGAGCGGCGGCGAGAAGGCCATCGATGAGCGCCTGTTGCTGCCAGCCTTCTTTGGAGGCGACGGCCAGATTGAGGACGGCACCGACGCGATCGCCTTTGCCATGGCTGAACACGGCACGGGCGAGGGCTTTGATCATGTCATTGCGGTTCGTGGATTTTTCCTTCCAGACGGAATCGGCAAGCAATTGGGCGAGGAATTTATCTTCACGCAGAGCGAGGCCGGAGACGATGCCATCGCGCACGTAAGGATTGGTCGATGCGGTATTGGCGAGGGAGGCAAGAGCCTTGGCGGCTTCTTCATCCTTCAACTGGCCGAGGGTGAGAGCGAGCTGGATCTGGACATCGCCTTCCTTGTTGCTGGTGAGCTTGGTGAGCATAGGGACCAGCGTGATGGCGTCTTCCGTGGGGAAGAATTGCTCAGAGAGGCGGATGGCAGCGGCGAGCACTTTCGGATTCTTTTCATTCTTGAGGACTTTTTCGACGGTGCCCAAGTCAAGCTGTTGACGGCCATCCAAGGTCCACAAGGCATGCAGGCGGCCTAAGGGGTTCTTGCCTTCGAGAGCGAGTTTCTTGAGTTCAGGCGTGGCGGTGCCTTCAGGCTTCTCAACAAGCAGGCGCTGGGCGATATCGCGATATGCACCATTGGCATCCGAGAGAGCAGCGACGAGTTGTGAAGGGGTAGCCTTGGCAAGAGGAGCGGGTTTGGTGAGCGGTTTCTTATCACTCACGACGCGATAGATGCGGCCGAGGCCGATGGGTTCTTGCAGCTTGCGATCTTCCGTCTGGCCGCGCAGGTAGCTGGTGAGGAAGATACGGTGCTGGATGAGGCCGCGATAGAGATCGACGATGTAGAGAGCGCCATCCGGGCCGTTGTAGGCGTTCACAGGGCGGAAACGTTCATCGGTGGAGGCGAGGAACTCGCGATCGCTGTAAGCATGCTTACCCGAAACGATTCCGTCTTTCTCGGTCAGGATGTTGCGCTTGATGAGGTTCGCGGATGGTTCACATACGAA encodes:
- a CDS encoding HEAT repeat domain-containing protein — its product is MHIVKNLPKWAALLGVLTAATLLAANTAIAQQGDKAGEVQKLLVPKELIPPAPVLTPEQALKSFKLDPGFRIEIVAAEPLVHDPVAMSFDAQGRIWVVEMRGYMPTISGAGETEKVGSIAILEDTDGDGKMDKRTEFLSGLVMPRAICLVADGALVSEPPNLYFWKDTNGDGKADEKTLVANDYAKQSDYATLGAKANPEHASNGLMWALDNWIYSADHTVRFRFVEGEFKREATSFRGQWGISQDDFGRLVYNSNSDQLRMDLVPSQYLARNPFYREAVGLNVDPVKDQKTYPARVNPGINRGYQPAMLKDGKLAKFTAACGPVIYRGDNFPKEFYGNAFVCEPSANLIKRNILTEKDGIVSGKHAYSDREFLASTDERFRPVNAYNGPDGALYIVDLYRGLIQHRIFLTSYLRGQTEDRKLQEPIGLGRIYRVVSDKKPLTKPAPLAKATPSQLVAALSDANGAYRDIAQRLLVEKPEGTATPELKKLALEGKNPLGRLHALWTLDGRQQLDLGTVEKVLKNEKNPKVLAAAIRLSEQFFPTEDAITLVPMLTKLTSNKEGDVQIQLALTLGQLKDEEAAKALASLANTASTNPYVRDGIVSGLALREDKFLAQLLADSVWKEKSTNRNDMIKALARAVFSHGKGDRVGAVLNLAVASKEGWQQQALIDGLLAAAPPAPKGSTNAVPTKRVKFTAEPAALKTLAASSNKTIKDRATKLDNYIIWPGKPGVPPEPPVKPLTTAELERFELGKQLFEAACAACHQSHGYGMEGLAPPLVDSEWVAGPPSRITRIILHGLRGPITVKGRKYDMDMPSLGSFEDEQIAAIMTYIRREWEHTYSPVDAKFVSDVRKETGKREESWTEAELKKIK
- a CDS encoding DUF1080 domain-containing protein, translating into MKLHALIAALLLPLTLIAAEKPDKDGFISLFDGKTLNGWKLGGDADSFKVEDGAIVANGKPIGHLFYDGDVNGHDFKNFELKVDVKTTAGSNGGVYFHTKFQEKGWPDFGFECQVNATHTDTKKGGGLYSVVDTKEAPVGDGKWWTYHIIVKDNKVTLKVDDKTTVEWTQPEGYVHPNFKNRKLGSGTFAFQAHDAKSVVYFKNVKVKPLP